The region GTGTTCTGGGGCGGGATCGACATCCAGAAGGTGGTTTCAACCGGCACCGCGGCGGACGTGGAGACTGAGGTCCGCAGGATAATCGAGGTGCTGGGGCCGGGCGGTGGCTACGTGCTCGGGGCGACCCACAACCTGCAGGCGGACACGCCGCCCGAGAACATCCTGGCGCTGTACAATTCCGCCCTCAAGTACGGCTGGTACCAGGCGTAGGGCTGCGCCACCGCCCGCGTTACGGAATAGTATTGTAATGATCGGATGAGCGGTGGCGAGCGGCAGCGACGTAAGGTGGTGAAGAGCGGCGGAATACCGCCGTTATCCTTGACAACTGGTAGAACTTTGCTAAGATCTATTTTGATTGGCTTCAGGGGGTGGTTTTCCCCACCCATATTCGGGTTTTGATCACAAAAGGGGGTTGGTAATGAGATGAACGCTTTGGGCCGTCACGTGTTGGCCGAGGTCTATGACTGCAACCGAAGCATCCTGGATGACACAGGAGAAGTAGAGCAGGTCATGGTCAACGCGGCTCTCAAAGCCGGCGCTGAAGTCAGAGAAGTGGCGTTCCACAAGTTCAGCCCCCAGGGAGTGTCCGGCGTGGTGGTTATCTCGGAAAGCCACGTGGCCGTGCATACGTGGCCGGAGTATGGGTACGCTGCGGTCGACGTGTTCACTTGCGGCAGCAAGGTGGACCCCTGGGACATCATGAACCGCATCATCAAGGACCTGGACGCGGGTCACTACACCGCGACCGAGACCAGGCGGGGGATATTCGAGGAAACGGCGGCCCAGGCAGCCAGCTGACATACTGGAAGCGCCGGGAGCGCCAACCTCGTATCAGGGGGGATATTTATTCTAGGCCACAATCGAAGAGATCGAGGGCCCAAGGTTCACACGTGAAGCCCTACGGTACCAGGAGGCACGTACCGTAGGGCTCGAAGTTTCTCTGGAGGGATCTTCCTTGCACTGGTGTATAATATAGACTGTCTGATCAAAGGGGGGCGCACTGTGGACGATTCGGTTCTGACGATGCTCAGGGACCTTTCCGAGGCCCCGGGACTGCCGGGTTTCGAGCAAGACGTGCGCAGGCTTATCAGGGGGTACTGTGAGCCATTCTCTACCACAGAGTACGACTCGCTGGGAAGCATCATCTGCCGTAAA is a window of Bacillota bacterium DNA encoding:
- a CDS encoding S-adenosylmethionine decarboxylase proenzyme, with product MNALGRHVLAEVYDCNRSILDDTGEVEQVMVNAALKAGAEVREVAFHKFSPQGVSGVVVISESHVAVHTWPEYGYAAVDVFTCGSKVDPWDIMNRIIKDLDAGHYTATETRRGIFEETAAQAAS